Proteins from one Hyperolius riggenbachi isolate aHypRig1 chromosome 2, aHypRig1.pri, whole genome shotgun sequence genomic window:
- the LOC137545211 gene encoding zinc finger protein 268-like, translated as MEEGDMMRTSKEEEEETYVRSDQQSMEEGDMMRTSKEEEEETYVRSDQQSMEEGDLMRTSKEEDNVTEGRTARSPGIRNLSETRLSVSTDCTTDDDVTGQESPADILVTPNISPDSPHLSNPEGPHTQHSSPPAGGSYSCCMCGKCFVCKSQLVIHERSHTGEKPYSCSECGKCFAQKSELARHERCHTGEKPYSCAECGKYFADKSYLVQHERSHTGEKPYSCAECGKYFAYKSYLVQHERSHTGEKPYSCAECGKCFVFKSSLVIHHERTHTGKKPYSCAECGKCFQSKGEVVQHERCHTSEKPYSCAECGKRFRSKGEIVQHERSHTGENPYSCDECGKCFAQKSNLARHERCHTGEKPYSCAECGKCFVQKRHLVMHERSHTGEKPYSCAECGKCFRSKWELVQHERTHTGDKPYSCAECGKGFRSKGELVIHERSHTGEKPYSCAECGKCFAQKSHLARHERSHTGEKPYSCAECGKCFVQKRHLVMHERSHTGEKPYSCAECGKCFRSKWELVQHERTHTGDKPYSCAECGKGFRSKGELVIHERSHTGEKPYSCAECGKCFAQKSHLARHERSHTGEKPYSCAECGKCFVQKRHLVMHERSHTGEKPYSCAECGKCFRSKGELVQHERTHTGEKPYSCAECGKGFRSKGEIVQHERSHTGEKPYSCAECGKCFAQKSHLARHERSHTGGK; from the exons atggaggagggagacatgatgaggacaagtaaagaggaagaagaagagacatatgtaaggagtgatcagcagtctatggaggagggagacatgatgaggacaagtaaagaggaagaagaggagacatatgtgaggagtgatcagcagtctatggaggagggtgacctgatgaggacaagtaaagaggaggacaatgttacagagggcagaacag cacggagtcccggcatcaggaacctctcagagactcgtctctctgtatccacagactgtacaacagatgatgatgtcactggacaagagtctcctgcagatatcctggtgaccccaaatatttccccagactcccctcacctgtctaaccctgaggggcctcatacccagcacagctctcccccagctggagggtcttattcctgttgcatgtgtgggaaatgttttgtatgtaaatcacagcttgtcatacatgagagatctcacactggtgagaagccctattcatgttctgagtgtgggaaatgttttgctcagaaatcagaacttgccagacatgagagatgtcacactggtgagaagccctattcatgtgctgagtgtgggaaatattttgcagATAAATCATATCTTGtacaacatgagagatctcacactggggagaagccctattcatgtgctgagtgtgggaaatattttgcatataaatcatatcttgtccaacatgagagatctcacactggtgagaagccctattcatgtgctgagtgtgggaaatgctttgtgtTTAAATCAAGTCTTGTCATAcatcatgagagaactcacactggtaagaagccctattcatgtgctgagtgtgggaaatgttttcagtCTAAAGGGGAGGTTGTCCAACACGAGAGATGTCACActagtgagaagccctattcatgtgctgagtgtgggaaacggtTTCGGTCTAAAGGGGAGATTGtccaacatgagagatctcacactggtgagaatccgtattcatgtgatgagtgtgggaaatgttttgcacagaaatcaaaccttgccagacatgagagatgtcacactggtgagaagccctattcatgtgctgagtgtgggaaatgttttgtacagaaaagaCATCTAGTcatgcatgagagatctcacactggggagaagccctattcatgtgctgagtgtgggaaatgttttcggtCTAAATGGGAGCTTGTccaacatgagagaactcacactggggacaagccctattcatgtgctgagtgtgggaaaggttttcggTCTAAAGGggagcttgtcatacatgagagatctcacactggtgagaagccatattcatgtgctgagtgtgggaaatgttttgcacagaaatcacaccttgccagacatgagagatctcacactggtgagaagccctattcatgtgctgagtgtgggaaatgttttgtacagaaaagaCATCTAGTcatgcatgagagatctcacactggtgagaagccctattcatgtgctgagtgtgggaaatgttttcggtCTAAATGGGAGCTTGTccaacatgagagaactcacactggggacaagccctattcatgtgctgagtgtgggaaaggttttcggTCTAAAGGggagcttgtcatacatgagagatctcacactggtgagaagccatattcatgtgctgagtgtgggaaatgttttgcacagaaatcacaccttgccagacatgagagatctcacactggtgagaagccctattcatgtgctgagtgtgggaaatgttttgtacagaaaagaCATCTAGTcatgcatgagagatctcacactggtgagaagccctattcatgtgctgagtgtgggaaatgttttcggtCTAAAGGGGAGCTTGTccaacatgagagaactcacactggggagaagccctattcatgtgctgagtgtgggaaaggttttcggTCTAAAGGGGAGATTGtccaacatgagagatctcacactggtgagaagccctattcatgtgctgagtgtgggaaatgttttgcacagaaatcacaccttgccagacatgagagatctcacactggtggtaAGTAA